The genomic stretch GGCATGACACCTCGGATCTGATCAGCAATACGGAGCAGGGACTGAACGCAATCAAACGCGCGTTGAATACCCAGGAGCAGGAAACCGCGACACAGATTCGTACCTATCTCAAGCAGGCCAAGCAGGCACTCACCGTCGACGATGTTGATGGAGCCTCCACCCTGGCGACCAAGGCGAAGGTCTTGCTTGAGGAACTGACCAAGTCATAGATAACTGCTCAGGCATTGGAGCTGGCTGCGGTTTTCGGCGGTTCTACGTGCTCGCGGAACCAGGGAAGCATCAGCTTCAACCCTTCCTGGAGATCGATTTTCGGTGACCAGCCGAGCACTTCCCTTGCCCGTGTAATGTCAGGTTTGCGCTGTTTGGGATCATCCTCGGGCAATGGCTCGAACCTGAGATTGCTGATCGCTCCAGTCAGCTTAAGAATCTCCTGCGCACATTCGATCATGGTGAATTCTTCGGGATTCCCGATATTCACCGGCCGGTGTTCGCTGCTTTGGGCCAGCTTGAGAATGCCATCGATCTGGTCGGAAACGTAGCAGAAGCTGCGCGTCTGGGTACCGTCTCCATAGATCGTGATGTCTTCGCCCCGCAGCGCCTGCGACATAAAATTCGAGATCACCCGGCCATCCTGCATCTGCAGCCGCGGGCCATAGGTATTAAAGATCCGCACGATATGGGTATCCACCCCGTAGTAGCGGTGATAGGCCATGATCAAGGCTTCGGAAAATCTCTTCGCTTCGTCATACACCGATCTTGGGCCGATCGGATTGACGTTGCCCCAGTAACTCTCCGGCTGCGGATGAACATGAGGATCACCATAGCACTCCGAGGTGGAGGTGTGCAGAAAGCCTGCATCGTAGCGACGGGCGATCTCCAGCGCCTCACGCGTCCCAGCGGAGCCCACCATCAACGTTTCGACACCATAGGTCATGTAATCCACGGGACTCGCGGGACTCGCAAGATTGAATACGTAATCCACCTTCCCTACGTCGAACGGAAGCGTAATGTCCTGCTCTAGGAACTCGAAGTTCGCGTTCCTGGCCAGATGGGCAAGATTTTCTTTGGTTCCCGTCAGGAAGTTGTCGACTCCTACGACCTGGTGTCCCATGGCAAGCAACGCATCCACCAGATGCGAGCCTAGAAAGCCTGCCGCTCCTGTGACCAGGGCACGCATCTAAATGACCGCCTTGTTGATGAAGTTTGGCGCCGGTTGCGGCTCATAGGTTGGCCGGCCAACGCTCAGATACGTAAAGCCGAGACTCGCCATCTGCCGCGGATCCAGAAGATTCCTGCCGTCCAGCAGGATGGGATACTTCATCCGCCGCTTAATGTCGGCAAAATCGAGTTGCGTGAACTCCTGCCAGTCCGAAAGGATAATCAGCGCATCCGCCTGGTCTGCAACATCCGCAGCCTCTTCCACGAACGACACATCCTGACCGACAAACAGGGGTCGGGAATTCTCCATTGCCGCCGGATCATAGGCTACGATCGAGCAACCCTCCACCAGAAATGCCTGCACCATCCGTATCGCCGGAGATTCGCGGATGTCGTCCGTACCGCCCTTGAAAGACAGTCCAAGCACCCCCAGCTTCTTCTTCCGCAGTGTCCATAAGGCGGAGCGAACCTTGTGGAGGAAACGCTTTTGCTGGTTGTTATTGATTCGCTCGACATGCTCCAGCAAGCCCAGATCGAGCCCCATCTCCGCACCTACGGCGCGAAATGCCTTTACGTCCTTGGGGAAGCAGGATCCGCCATACCCCAGGCCAGCCTTCAGGAAGTTTCGCCCGAT from Acidisarcina sp. encodes the following:
- a CDS encoding UDP-glucuronic acid decarboxylase family protein; this translates as MRALVTGAAGFLGSHLVDALLAMGHQVVGVDNFLTGTKENLAHLARNANFEFLEQDITLPFDVGKVDYVFNLASPASPVDYMTYGVETLMVGSAGTREALEIARRYDAGFLHTSTSECYGDPHVHPQPESYWGNVNPIGPRSVYDEAKRFSEALIMAYHRYYGVDTHIVRIFNTYGPRLQMQDGRVISNFMSQALRGEDITIYGDGTQTRSFCYVSDQIDGILKLAQSSEHRPVNIGNPEEFTMIECAQEILKLTGAISNLRFEPLPEDDPKQRKPDITRAREVLGWSPKIDLQEGLKLMLPWFREHVEPPKTAASSNA